The Micromonospora sediminicola genome contains a region encoding:
- a CDS encoding HAAS signaling domain-containing protein, which translates to MTVTGQEITDYVDRVRAALADLPPVRRDELTEDLAEHLAEVAAEGEGALVDRLGPPEAYAAELRSAAGAEPGRRPARLRRLAAARDRATTQVRLLDRQLGPLVGHARVVDFLRSLRPAWWLLRGWLAALLIGEMTGSDRAGLLPRIEGSTLGGLVLLAGAMLASLWLGRRSGEFTGWPRRLHLVGTAVLAVFALVVFTDVQERAGVDPDADYQQVSVDRRYDRIEDVFVYDQQGRLIRDAQLFDQNGVPIRLGWPNCLDSSGAVPAPRNAYPYCPELAPFGPPEAPSPAPPAPTESATPAPTESATPAPTPTR; encoded by the coding sequence ATGACCGTCACTGGGCAGGAGATCACGGACTACGTCGACCGGGTGCGGGCCGCGCTCGCCGACCTGCCGCCGGTTCGGCGGGACGAGTTGACCGAGGACCTCGCGGAGCACCTGGCCGAGGTCGCCGCCGAGGGCGAGGGCGCCCTGGTCGACCGGCTGGGCCCGCCGGAGGCGTACGCGGCCGAGCTGCGGAGCGCGGCCGGAGCGGAGCCCGGACGGCGTCCCGCGCGGCTGCGCCGGCTGGCCGCCGCGCGGGACCGGGCGACCACCCAGGTGCGCCTGCTCGACCGTCAACTCGGTCCCCTGGTCGGGCACGCCCGGGTGGTGGACTTCCTCCGCTCGCTGCGCCCGGCCTGGTGGCTGCTGCGGGGTTGGCTGGCCGCGCTGCTCATCGGCGAGATGACGGGGAGTGACCGGGCCGGTCTGCTGCCCCGGATCGAGGGCAGTACGCTGGGCGGCCTCGTGCTGCTCGCCGGCGCGATGCTCGCGTCGTTGTGGCTCGGCCGCCGATCCGGCGAGTTCACCGGGTGGCCCCGACGGCTGCACCTGGTCGGCACCGCCGTGCTCGCCGTCTTCGCCCTCGTCGTGTTCACCGACGTGCAGGAGCGGGCCGGCGTCGACCCGGACGCCGACTACCAGCAGGTCTCGGTGGACCGGCGGTACGACCGGATCGAGGACGTCTTCGTCTACGACCAGCAGGGGCGCCTGATCCGCGACGCGCAGCTCTTCGACCAGAACGGCGTGCCGATCCGGCTCGGCTGGCCGAACTGCCTGGACTCGTCCGGCGCCGTGCCGGCGCCGCGCAACGCCTACCCGTACTGCCCGGAACTGGCACCGTTCGGGCCGCCGGAAGCGCCGTCACCCGCCCCGCCCGCGCCGACCGAGAGCGCCACGCCCGCGCCGACCGAGAGCGCCACGCCCGCGCCGACGCCGACGCGCTGA
- a CDS encoding PadR family transcriptional regulator — MDTTQLLKGVLDLAVLAVLKDEDGYGYDILRRLREAGLTEVGDASVYGTLRRLFAAGLLTTYVVPSESGPHRKYYSLNASGRDQLTRSGKTWRSFATTMDALLDDRGMAA; from the coding sequence GTGGATACGACGCAGCTCCTCAAGGGTGTCCTCGACCTCGCGGTGCTCGCCGTGCTCAAGGACGAGGACGGGTACGGCTACGACATCCTGCGCCGGCTGCGCGAGGCGGGCCTGACCGAGGTCGGCGACGCCTCGGTCTACGGCACGCTGCGTCGGCTCTTCGCGGCCGGCCTGCTGACCACGTACGTGGTGCCGAGCGAGTCCGGACCGCACCGCAAGTACTACTCGTTGAACGCCTCGGGGCGGGACCAGCTCACCCGCTCCGGCAAGACCTGGCGCTCGTTCGCCACCACCATGGACGCACTGCTCGACGATCGGGGGATGGCGGCATGA
- a CDS encoding AAA family ATPase: MNDVDRSMPPAEVGRLARAVLDAVGTVVVGKREALELVLAGILAGGHVLLEDLPGLGKTLTARSFAQALGLDFRRLQFTPDLLPADVTGSFLYDQRTGDFSFRAGPVFTNLLLADEINRTPPKTQSALLEAMQEKQVSVEGVTYRLDEPFHVLATANPIEYEGTYPLPEAQLDRFLLRVSFGYPNHDEEWEVLRRRVARRREEAEITPVVDAGTLRAMQAALEDVVVEDSVGRYIVALTSATRDHPSVLVGASPRGSLALLLLSRVRAVLANRDYVVPEDVKAVAAPALAHRITLRPEMWLRRVDPSFVVGEVLESTPAPASGALPSYAAGR; this comes from the coding sequence ATGAACGACGTGGACCGGAGCATGCCCCCCGCCGAGGTGGGCCGGCTCGCCCGGGCCGTCCTGGACGCCGTCGGCACCGTCGTGGTGGGCAAGCGCGAGGCGCTGGAACTGGTCCTGGCCGGCATCCTCGCCGGCGGTCACGTGCTGCTGGAGGACCTGCCCGGCCTGGGCAAGACCCTCACCGCGCGGTCCTTCGCGCAGGCGCTCGGGCTGGACTTCCGCCGGCTCCAGTTCACTCCGGACCTGCTGCCCGCCGACGTCACCGGCTCCTTCCTCTACGACCAGCGCACCGGTGACTTCTCCTTCCGCGCCGGGCCGGTCTTCACCAACCTGCTGCTCGCCGACGAGATCAACCGGACGCCGCCGAAGACCCAGTCGGCGCTGCTGGAGGCGATGCAGGAGAAGCAGGTGTCGGTGGAGGGCGTGACCTACCGGCTGGACGAGCCGTTCCACGTGCTGGCCACCGCCAACCCGATCGAGTACGAGGGCACCTACCCGCTGCCCGAGGCGCAGCTCGACCGGTTCCTGCTGCGGGTCTCGTTCGGCTACCCGAACCACGACGAGGAGTGGGAGGTGCTGCGCCGGCGGGTCGCCCGCCGCCGCGAGGAGGCCGAGATCACCCCGGTGGTGGACGCCGGCACGCTGCGCGCCATGCAGGCCGCGCTGGAGGACGTGGTCGTCGAGGACTCGGTCGGCCGGTACATCGTGGCGCTCACCTCGGCCACCCGGGACCACCCGTCGGTGCTGGTCGGCGCGTCCCCGCGCGGATCGCTGGCGCTGCTGCTGCTGTCCCGGGTGCGGGCGGTGCTGGCGAACCGGGACTACGTGGTGCCGGAGGACGTGAAGGCGGTGGCGGCGCCCGCGCTGGCGCACCGGATCACGCTGCGGCCGGAGATGTGGCTGCGCCGGGTCGATCCGTCCTTCGTGGTCGGTGAGGTGCTGGAGTCGACGCCGGCCCCGGCCAGCGGCGCGCTGCCCAGCTACGCCGCCGGGCGCTGA
- a CDS encoding NAD(P)/FAD-dependent oxidoreductase: protein MNPKRILVVGAGHVGLYAALRLSKKLSSREAEVVVVDPQPHMTYQPFLPEASAGNISPRHAVVPLRRELRKCTVVAGTVTRIDHDRMTAVVQPISGPAREIPYDHVVVAPGSVSRTLPIPGLHENGIGFKTIGEAIFLRNHVLDRLDVAAATTDPAVRSRALTFTFVGGGYAGIEALAEMEDMARDALRYYPELKPEEMRWVLVEATNRVLPEVDRDMGAYTVQQLLKRNMDIRLDTRLESCVDGIVKLSDGDSFPSDTIVWTAGVKPSPMLDATDFPRDERRRITCRPTLQVVDGDRVVEGAWSAGDCAAVPDLTKEPGNFCSPSAQHAVRQAARMADNIANVIRGREPVDYKHKHAGSVASLGLHKGVAQVYGVKMTGWPAWFMHRTYHMSRIPSFNRKVRVVVDWSLAFFLKREVVALGQLHDPREEFAEASAPPVGAARV, encoded by the coding sequence GTGAATCCGAAGCGGATCCTTGTCGTGGGTGCCGGGCACGTGGGCCTGTACGCCGCTCTGCGCCTGTCCAAGAAGCTGAGCTCCCGTGAGGCCGAGGTCGTCGTCGTCGACCCCCAGCCGCACATGACGTACCAGCCGTTCCTCCCGGAGGCTTCGGCGGGCAACATCTCCCCGCGGCACGCCGTGGTGCCGTTGCGGCGGGAGTTGCGCAAGTGCACCGTGGTGGCCGGCACGGTCACCCGGATCGACCACGACCGGATGACCGCCGTGGTGCAGCCGATCAGCGGCCCGGCCCGGGAGATCCCGTACGACCACGTGGTGGTCGCCCCCGGCTCGGTGTCCCGCACCCTGCCGATCCCCGGCCTGCACGAGAACGGCATCGGGTTCAAGACCATCGGTGAGGCCATCTTCCTGCGCAACCACGTGCTGGACCGGCTCGACGTGGCGGCCGCCACGACCGACCCGGCGGTCCGCAGCCGCGCGTTGACGTTCACCTTCGTGGGCGGTGGCTACGCCGGCATCGAGGCGCTCGCCGAGATGGAGGACATGGCCCGCGACGCGCTGCGCTACTACCCGGAGCTGAAGCCCGAGGAGATGCGCTGGGTGCTGGTCGAGGCCACCAACCGGGTGCTGCCCGAGGTCGACCGGGACATGGGCGCCTACACGGTGCAGCAGCTGCTGAAGCGCAACATGGACATCCGGCTGGACACCCGGCTGGAGTCGTGCGTCGACGGCATCGTGAAGCTCTCCGACGGCGACAGCTTCCCGTCCGACACCATCGTCTGGACGGCCGGCGTGAAGCCGTCGCCGATGCTGGACGCGACCGACTTCCCGCGCGACGAGCGGCGCCGGATCACCTGCCGGCCGACGCTGCAGGTGGTGGACGGCGACCGGGTGGTCGAGGGCGCGTGGAGCGCCGGCGACTGCGCCGCGGTGCCGGACCTGACCAAGGAGCCGGGCAACTTCTGCTCGCCGAGCGCGCAGCACGCGGTGCGGCAGGCCGCCCGGATGGCCGACAACATCGCGAACGTGATCCGCGGGCGCGAGCCGGTCGACTACAAGCACAAGCACGCCGGCAGCGTGGCCAGCCTCGGCCTGCACAAGGGCGTGGCGCAGGTCTACGGCGTGAAGATGACCGGTTGGCCGGCGTGGTTCATGCACCGGACGTACCACATGTCGCGGATCCCCTCGTTCAACCGCAAGGTCCGCGTGGTGGTCGACTGGTCGCTGGCGTTCTTCCTCAAGCGTGAGGTGGTCGCGCTGGGCCAGCTGCACGACCCGCGTGAGGAGTTCGCCGAGGCGTCCGCCCCGCCGGTCGGCGCGGCGCGCGTCTGA
- a CDS encoding Ppx/GppA phosphatase family protein — MAAIDCGTNSIRLLVADLPDPSAGESAPLVDVSRRMEIVRLGQGVDRTGRLAPEAIERTRVALADYAAEIEKLGADRVRMCATSASRDASNAGDFRDMVERTLGVPPEVVTGDEEARLSFTGAVRGLPADAEPPYLVVDIGGGSTEFVVGTRTEGVRGAISVDIGCVRMTERHLHGDPPTPAQIAAAEADVAAAVDRALAAVPGREAATLVGLAGSVTTVVALAEGLREYDPGRIHHARVPYERVASVTAYLLGATREQRLAEPVMHPGRADVIGAGALVLRVIMERAGMPSVVASEHDILDGIAWSLA, encoded by the coding sequence GTGGCTGCCATCGACTGTGGGACCAACTCGATCCGACTGCTGGTCGCGGACCTGCCGGATCCGTCCGCGGGGGAGTCGGCGCCGCTGGTGGACGTGAGCCGGCGGATGGAGATCGTCCGGCTGGGGCAGGGGGTCGACCGCACCGGCCGGCTCGCGCCGGAGGCGATCGAGCGGACCCGGGTGGCGCTGGCCGACTACGCGGCCGAGATCGAGAAGCTCGGCGCCGACCGGGTGCGGATGTGCGCCACCTCGGCCTCACGCGACGCCTCCAACGCCGGCGACTTCCGCGACATGGTGGAGCGCACCCTCGGCGTGCCGCCGGAGGTGGTGACCGGCGACGAGGAGGCCCGGCTGTCGTTCACCGGCGCGGTCCGTGGCCTGCCCGCCGACGCCGAACCGCCGTACCTGGTGGTCGACATCGGCGGCGGCTCGACCGAGTTCGTCGTCGGCACCCGCACCGAGGGTGTGCGCGGCGCGATCTCGGTGGACATCGGCTGCGTCCGGATGACCGAACGGCACCTGCACGGCGACCCGCCGACCCCGGCGCAGATCGCCGCCGCCGAGGCGGACGTCGCGGCGGCGGTGGACCGGGCGCTGGCCGCCGTGCCCGGCCGGGAGGCCGCCACGCTGGTCGGGCTCGCCGGCTCGGTCACCACAGTGGTGGCCCTGGCCGAAGGGCTCCGGGAGTACGACCCGGGCCGGATCCACCACGCCCGCGTCCCCTACGAGCGGGTGGCCTCGGTGACCGCCTACCTGCTCGGCGCGACCCGGGAACAGCGGCTGGCCGAGCCGGTGATGCATCCCGGCCGGGCCGACGTGATCGGCGCCGGCGCGCTGGTGCTCCGCGTGATCATGGAGCGGGCCGGGATGCCCTCCGTCGTCGCCTCCGAGCACGACATCCTCGACGGCATCGCCTGGAGCCTCGCCTAA
- a CDS encoding uracil-DNA glycosylase, producing MVARAARATDLTDLDGAVSDCFACPRLVTWREEVARVKRAAFREQDYWGRPVPGFGPPDARIAILGLAPAAHGGNRTGRIFTGDRSGDVLFAALHRAGLANQPTSVSADDGLALRDTRIFAAVRCAPPDNKPTPAERDTCAPWLHREVELVRPTVRVVVALGAFAWAAWWPVLRHVYRQRPPTPRPAFGHGAHWSGESVPTLLGCYHVSQQNTFTGRLTPAMLDDVFTRAKHLAGVD from the coding sequence GTGGTCGCCCGCGCCGCGCGGGCGACCGACCTGACCGACCTCGACGGCGCGGTCAGCGACTGCTTCGCCTGCCCCCGCCTGGTGACGTGGCGGGAGGAGGTGGCCCGGGTCAAGCGGGCCGCGTTCCGCGAACAGGACTACTGGGGACGGCCCGTGCCCGGCTTCGGCCCACCGGACGCGCGCATCGCGATCCTCGGCCTGGCGCCGGCCGCGCACGGCGGCAACCGCACCGGGCGGATCTTCACCGGGGACCGGTCGGGGGACGTGCTCTTCGCCGCGCTGCACCGGGCCGGGCTGGCCAACCAACCGACCAGTGTGTCCGCCGACGACGGCCTCGCGCTCCGTGACACCCGCATCTTCGCCGCCGTGCGGTGCGCCCCACCGGACAACAAGCCCACCCCGGCCGAGCGGGACACGTGCGCGCCGTGGCTGCACCGGGAGGTCGAACTGGTACGCCCCACCGTGCGCGTGGTGGTCGCGCTGGGCGCGTTCGCCTGGGCCGCGTGGTGGCCGGTGCTGCGGCACGTGTACAGGCAGCGCCCGCCCACACCGCGCCCGGCGTTCGGCCATGGGGCACACTGGTCCGGCGAGTCGGTGCCGACGTTGCTCGGCTGCTATCACGTCAGCCAGCAGAACACGTTCACCGGCCGGCTCACGCCGGCGATGCTCGACGACGTGTTCACCCGGGCGAAGCACCTGGCCGGGGTGGACTGA
- a CDS encoding DUF58 domain-containing protein, with protein sequence MDARAEPASGWAPTWALGRAVLLTGVLLVAGVLLGRIDLVVLATPFALGTAYALRRRPAAQPELELGVGDTHLVEGGPMAATVSVTNPDLVGYDIAVVRTRMSRWLRVEQVGFGGAGLDVRDSGGAGRPFVTSVPRGSAVDLELTGTALRWGRHPIGPAGVRVAAADGLLVSRAVITDPIRARVYPRTEPFDAVEAMPRAAGLVGGHRSRRPGEGGELAGVRVFAPGDRLRRVDWRVSLRARQLHVAATLSDRDAEVVVLLDVLAEAGRSGGVGGAASVLDTTVRAAAAIAEHYLHRGDRVALLEYGPTARRLRPATGRRQYLTALEWLLDVHAESSPHEPYDQVFGPQVLSSDALVVVLTPLLDERSAQMLARLARGGRFVVAVDTLPTELPVPKERGWAEVAYRLWRLDRDTMIGQLREHGVPVVRWAGAGSLDEVLRDVARLATAPRAGFS encoded by the coding sequence ATGGACGCCCGGGCCGAGCCGGCGAGCGGTTGGGCGCCCACCTGGGCGCTCGGCCGGGCCGTGCTGCTCACCGGCGTCCTGCTCGTCGCCGGTGTGCTGCTCGGCCGGATCGACCTGGTGGTGCTGGCCACGCCGTTCGCGCTGGGCACCGCGTACGCGCTGCGCCGCCGCCCGGCCGCGCAGCCGGAGCTGGAGCTGGGCGTCGGGGACACCCACCTGGTCGAGGGCGGGCCGATGGCCGCCACCGTGTCGGTCACCAATCCCGACCTGGTCGGCTACGACATCGCGGTGGTGCGTACCCGGATGTCCCGGTGGCTGCGGGTGGAGCAGGTCGGCTTCGGCGGCGCCGGGCTGGACGTGCGCGACTCCGGCGGCGCGGGCCGTCCGTTCGTCACCTCGGTGCCCCGGGGCAGCGCGGTCGACCTGGAACTGACCGGCACCGCGCTGCGCTGGGGTCGGCACCCGATCGGCCCGGCCGGGGTGCGGGTCGCCGCCGCCGACGGGCTGCTGGTGTCCCGCGCGGTGATCACCGACCCGATCCGGGCCCGGGTCTATCCGCGGACCGAGCCGTTCGACGCGGTCGAGGCGATGCCCCGGGCCGCCGGGCTGGTCGGCGGGCACCGGTCGCGGCGCCCGGGGGAGGGCGGCGAGTTGGCCGGCGTACGGGTCTTCGCGCCCGGTGACCGGCTGCGCCGGGTCGACTGGCGGGTGTCCCTGCGCGCCCGTCAGCTGCACGTCGCGGCCACCCTCTCCGACCGGGACGCCGAAGTGGTGGTGCTGCTGGACGTGCTGGCCGAGGCGGGCCGTTCCGGTGGGGTGGGCGGCGCGGCGTCGGTGCTCGACACCACGGTCCGGGCCGCGGCCGCGATCGCCGAGCACTACCTGCACCGGGGCGACCGGGTGGCGCTGCTGGAGTACGGCCCGACGGCCCGGCGGCTGCGCCCGGCGACCGGTCGGCGGCAGTACCTGACCGCGCTGGAGTGGCTGCTCGACGTGCACGCCGAGTCGTCCCCGCACGAGCCGTACGACCAGGTCTTCGGCCCGCAGGTGCTCTCCTCGGACGCGCTGGTGGTGGTGCTCACCCCGCTGCTCGACGAGCGGTCGGCCCAGATGCTCGCCCGGCTGGCCCGGGGCGGGCGGTTCGTGGTGGCGGTGGACACGCTGCCGACCGAGCTGCCGGTGCCCAAGGAGCGTGGGTGGGCCGAGGTGGCGTACCGGCTGTGGCGGCTGGACCGGGACACGATGATCGGCCAGCTCCGCGAGCACGGGGTGCCGGTGGTGCGGTGGGCCGGCGCCGGCAGCCTGGACGAGGTACTGCGGGACGTGGCCCGGCTGGCCACCGCACCGAGGGCAGGTTTCTCATGA
- a CDS encoding dienelactone hydrolase family protein produces MGEMVSFTGNGGTSEGYLAIPSGGAASPAVIVIQDWWGLVPHVRAVVDRFADAGFVALAPDFRHGGPASKPTEPRQMLNSTQMDEAASDIAAAAEYLASRPEVAGKVGCAGFCAGASLALWSGTFSERIVATAGFYPRLPWEGMATDWAGYAGKASLIHCSEADGLSAADGVQSVRRSIEAAGGTCQTFDYPGTAHAFFNEDRPEHFDQRAAATAWARTLELFRAKLG; encoded by the coding sequence ATGGGCGAGATGGTGAGCTTCACCGGCAACGGGGGGACGAGCGAGGGGTATCTCGCGATACCCTCCGGCGGTGCGGCGAGCCCGGCGGTCATCGTCATCCAGGACTGGTGGGGTCTGGTGCCCCACGTGCGGGCCGTGGTCGACCGCTTCGCCGACGCCGGTTTCGTCGCCCTCGCGCCCGACTTCCGGCACGGCGGCCCGGCCAGCAAGCCGACCGAGCCGCGGCAGATGCTGAACAGCACCCAGATGGACGAGGCGGCGAGCGACATCGCGGCCGCCGCCGAATACCTGGCGAGCCGGCCCGAGGTCGCCGGCAAGGTGGGCTGCGCCGGCTTCTGCGCGGGCGCCAGCCTGGCCCTGTGGTCCGGCACCTTCTCCGAGCGCATCGTCGCGACCGCCGGCTTCTACCCCCGCCTGCCCTGGGAGGGCATGGCCACCGACTGGGCCGGCTACGCGGGGAAGGCCTCCCTCATCCACTGCTCCGAGGCCGACGGCCTCTCCGCCGCCGACGGGGTGCAGAGCGTACGCCGGTCCATCGAGGCCGCCGGGGGGACCTGCCAGACGTTCGACTACCCGGGCACCGCGCACGCGTTCTTCAACGAGGACCGGCCGGAGCACTTCGACCAGCGGGCCGCCGCCACCGCCTGGGCCCGCACCCTGGAACTGTTCCGGGCGAAGCTTGGCTGA
- a CDS encoding DUF4129 domain-containing protein produces the protein MDFGVLRRWWPVAAVTALLAVAALAAGHSAIGASRIPPATDTIPYVPEYPSETPSFPVEPRQAGEQTSGGIPDWLVTVAMALLAAVVLAVVGYVLWTVVGGALRRTTRAVPAQRARRTAAGTAREVMAALDAGLVELDDRSTDPRTAVIACWVRLEEAAEEAGVPRRTGDTPTDLVGRLLRGDPAAGIPAIASADVLDGFAHVYREARYATHPVDERTRDQARAALRRLRGELTSVVAGEVPA, from the coding sequence ATGGACTTCGGCGTACTGCGCCGGTGGTGGCCGGTCGCGGCGGTGACGGCGCTGCTCGCGGTCGCCGCGCTCGCCGCCGGGCACTCGGCCATCGGCGCCAGCCGGATCCCGCCCGCCACCGACACCATCCCGTACGTGCCGGAGTACCCCTCGGAGACGCCCTCGTTCCCGGTCGAGCCCCGGCAGGCCGGCGAGCAGACCTCCGGCGGGATACCGGACTGGCTGGTCACCGTCGCCATGGCGCTGCTCGCCGCGGTCGTGCTGGCCGTCGTCGGATACGTGCTCTGGACGGTCGTCGGCGGCGCGCTGCGGCGGACCACCCGCGCGGTGCCCGCGCAACGGGCCCGGCGTACCGCCGCGGGCACCGCCCGCGAGGTGATGGCGGCCCTGGACGCCGGACTGGTCGAACTGGACGACCGGTCCACCGACCCGCGCACCGCCGTGATCGCCTGCTGGGTCCGCCTGGAGGAGGCGGCCGAGGAGGCCGGCGTGCCGCGGCGCACCGGGGACACCCCCACCGACCTGGTCGGTCGGCTGCTGCGCGGTGACCCGGCGGCGGGCATCCCGGCCATCGCCAGCGCCGACGTGCTGGACGGTTTCGCGCACGTCTACCGGGAGGCCCGCTATGCCACCCACCCGGTCGACGAGCGCACCCGGGACCAGGCCCGGGCCGCGTTGCGCCGCCTGCGCGGCGAGCTGACCAGCGTGGTGGCCGGGGAGGTCCCGGCATGA
- a CDS encoding amino-acid N-acetyltransferase produces the protein MSTVDEVVVRRARTGDVRGIRRLVDTYTDDRRLLSKATVTLYEDVQEFRVAVTGDGTVVGCGALHVMWEDLAEIRTVAVDPSCRGHRIGHRIVGELIDAAREIGVARIFVLTFETGFFGSFGFREIDGAPVPQPVYEQLLRSYDEGVAEFLDLERVKPNTLGNSRMLLRL, from the coding sequence GTGAGCACCGTCGACGAGGTCGTGGTCCGCCGGGCCCGCACCGGTGACGTACGCGGGATCCGCCGGCTGGTCGACACCTACACCGACGACCGGCGGCTGCTCAGCAAGGCCACCGTGACGCTCTACGAGGACGTGCAGGAGTTCCGGGTGGCGGTCACCGGAGACGGCACGGTGGTCGGGTGCGGCGCGCTGCACGTGATGTGGGAGGACCTGGCGGAGATCCGCACGGTGGCGGTCGACCCGTCCTGCCGGGGTCACCGGATCGGGCACCGGATCGTCGGCGAGCTGATCGACGCGGCGCGGGAGATCGGGGTCGCGCGGATCTTCGTGCTCACGTTCGAGACCGGCTTCTTCGGCAGCTTCGGGTTCCGCGAGATCGACGGCGCGCCGGTCCCGCAGCCGGTCTACGAGCAGTTGCTCCGCTCCTACGACGAGGGCGTGGCGGAGTTTCTCGACCTGGAGCGGGTCAAGCCCAACACCCTGGGCAACAGCCGCATGCTCCTCCGCCTCTGA
- a CDS encoding DUF501 domain-containing protein: MSVEPPLEPAADSVPLPERQPATEADLAAVAAQLGRPPRGTRAVAHRCPCGLPDVVETTPRLADGTPFPTLFYLTCPRATAACSRLESAGLMKEMADRLAEDPELAARYRAAHEDYLARREAIGEVPEIAGISAGGMPGRVKCLHVHLGHALGAGPGVNPFGDETLALVEKWWAAGPCVDVPTAE, translated from the coding sequence GTGAGCGTCGAACCACCGCTGGAGCCGGCGGCGGACTCCGTACCCCTGCCGGAACGTCAGCCGGCCACCGAGGCCGACCTGGCCGCGGTGGCCGCGCAGCTCGGCCGCCCGCCCCGCGGCACCCGGGCGGTGGCCCACCGCTGCCCGTGCGGCCTGCCCGACGTGGTCGAGACGACGCCCCGGCTGGCCGACGGCACGCCCTTCCCGACGCTGTTCTACCTGACCTGCCCGCGGGCCACGGCGGCGTGCAGCCGGCTGGAGTCGGCCGGGCTGATGAAGGAGATGGCCGACCGGTTGGCCGAGGACCCGGAGCTGGCCGCGCGGTACCGGGCCGCGCACGAGGACTACCTGGCCCGCCGGGAGGCGATCGGTGAGGTGCCGGAGATCGCCGGCATCTCGGCCGGCGGCATGCCGGGACGGGTGAAGTGCCTGCACGTGCACCTGGGCCACGCGCTCGGCGCCGGCCCGGGGGTGAACCCGTTCGGCGACGAGACGCTGGCGCTGGTGGAGAAGTGGTGGGCCGCCGGCCCCTGCGTGGACGTGCCCACGGCGGAGTGA
- a CDS encoding FtsB family cell division protein, with protein sequence MQQRRTPGGQRPARRPGQAGRAGGARVRSTARDGGVRAEQRAAGRSPGTSRATDGVRSASRPAAARRTAAGGAVKRLTAPQPRRFTGRATVLFAVLIALALAYTYPVRVYLDQQADIERMEAAQAAQRAEIERLTAEAAKWKDPEYVKTQARERFFMGKPGETLLVVLSDPDGAAKDAGKGAKAGAPKPPDPWYDTLWSSLQAANAERPDK encoded by the coding sequence ATGCAGCAGCGCCGCACACCGGGTGGCCAGCGCCCCGCCCGTCGGCCGGGTCAGGCCGGCCGGGCGGGCGGTGCCCGGGTCCGGTCCACGGCCCGTGACGGCGGCGTCCGCGCCGAGCAGCGGGCCGCCGGCCGGTCACCCGGCACGTCCCGCGCCACCGACGGCGTACGCTCCGCGAGCCGCCCGGCCGCGGCCCGGCGTACCGCGGCCGGTGGCGCGGTCAAGCGGCTCACCGCACCCCAACCCCGGCGCTTCACCGGGCGCGCCACCGTGCTGTTCGCCGTGCTGATCGCGCTCGCTTTGGCATACACCTATCCGGTCCGGGTCTATCTGGACCAGCAGGCCGACATCGAGCGGATGGAAGCCGCGCAGGCCGCGCAGCGGGCCGAGATCGAGCGGCTCACCGCCGAGGCGGCCAAGTGGAAGGACCCGGAGTACGTCAAGACGCAGGCCCGGGAGCGCTTCTTCATGGGCAAGCCCGGCGAGACGCTGCTGGTGGTGCTCTCCGACCCGGACGGCGCCGCCAAGGACGCCGGCAAGGGCGCGAAGGCGGGGGCGCCGAAGCCGCCCGACCCCTGGTACGACACCCTGTGGTCGAGCCTGCAGGCGGCCAACGCCGAGCGCCCCGACAAGTGA